The following nucleotide sequence is from Pseudomonas sessilinigenes.
TATGCGAGCGCATCAGGTTGAGCAGGATCGGCAGCAGGCTCAGGCGTTCGCCGTTGACGATGATCCCCAGCTCAAGGTCGAACCAATCCCGCCCCGGGGCTTCATCGACACTGGCATACCAGTCGTCCACCGCTGTCAGGTCGAAGCCGAAGCCATCGTCGATTTGCAGTTCCCAACCCTGGCTGCGCAGCTTGGGCAGTTCATTGAGGGTGAAGGTCAGCCAGGCGCTGTCATTGACCATCTCGTACAGCTCGCCAGCGCTCTCCGGCAAGGCCTTGCTCTGGCGGGTGGCGATCTTGAAGCCCAGGCCCCGCAACTGTTCGCGAAAGGCCTGTTCCTGTTCGGGTTGGCGCTTGATCCGCAGGCTCTGGTGTTCCTGGCGGATGATCAGGTCGGCGTGTTTCTGGTCGCTGACGTATTCGCCCTGGTAGTTGAAGGACAGTGCCGCGCGGTGCTGGATGTATCGCTGCATCTTGCCGTTGCGCGGCTCGAAGGCGCTGAACTCGACGCTCGCCAGCCACAGGCGTGGTACTGGCTGGACATCCTCCAGCAGTTGTTGGGGCGGCGCGGGTGGGCGCCGGTTGTCGAGGACGGCGGAAAGCTTTTCCAGCAGTTCGGCATCTTTGGCCGCCGCCGGATAGGCCAGGGTTTCCTCCACTTGCAGCAAGACGGCGGCGATGTGCTTGCAGTTGCTGTGCACCGGGCACGTGCAGTGGCCATCGATCAGTAGCAGGTTGCCCTTGCTCGACTCGCGCAGGGTGATGGTCTGGCGATAGACATTGCCATTGGAGCCTTCGCAACTGGCCGTGATAGCGCTGTCTCCGGCGCTGACGATGCGCACGCGCTTTTCCATGGCGTAGCGCCGGCCGCGCTCCAAGGCTTGTTCCTTGAAGCGATTGAGCCAGGATGGGGCCAGGGGTTTGGTCAGGGGCAGGGTCATAAGGACTTCTATCAGTCCGGAATTTCAGCAGGAGCGGGGCGCGGTGCGGGCGCGGTCAGCGAAGTGATCTTGATCAGCAGTGCCAGGTGGCCGTTATCCAGGTAGTTGAGCTGGCCGTTCTTGGTATGGCTCTGCTGCTTGAGGCGTTCGCTGCGGGTGACCAGGCCATTGCTGTCGATCTGGTTGATCCAGAAGTCGGCATCCACATCGGTAAAGCGCCCAAGCGTCAGGCTCAGGGTGCCTTCGATGGGGAACTGGCCGAACTGCTCGGGGCCGTCGCTGAGGGCGACTTTGACCGGGCTTTCTCCCAGGGTCTGTTGCCAGGCCCGATGCAGCAGCACGCTGTAGTCGCTGCTGGCGCCGAGTTTTTCGACTATCGCATTCAGCGCGGGAGTCCGCAGGCTGCCCGGCTCCAGGCGCGTGGCGCCGGCGGCCCAGTCCTCGGGGGCGGCGCGGCTGATGATCTGGGGTTCGGCGTTCTGGCGCACGAGGATCATTTCCACCTGGTACAGGTCGTTGGCGAATGCCGTTGGCATGACCAGGGCCAGGAGCAGGGGCAAGGAGCGGAACAGGCGCATGGGGCGTCCTTCAAGCAGTTTTCGGGGTGAGGCTCTCAAGCAGGGCCTCCAATGTATTAAAGCGCTCTTCCGGGCGTTCCATCGGCACCATGAACTTGAACAGCGTGGCGCCTTCGAATTTGTAGCGCTTGGGCTGGCCCTGGATCAGCTTGATCAAGGCCAGCGGGTCCACCGGGGTGTCCGCGGCGAACTCGATACGCCCACCCTGGGGGCCGCCATCGATCTTCTTGATCCCCAGTTGCTCGGCCTGGAGCTTGAGCTGGGTCAGGCGGATCAGGTTCTTGGTCGGCTCCGGCAACAGGCCGAAGCGGTCGATCATTTCCACTTGCAGGTCCTTCAGGCCATCTTCGTCGGTGGCCGAGGCGATGCGCTTGTAGAGGATCAGGCGAGCGTGGACATCCGGCAGGTAGTCCTCGGGAATCAGTGCCGGCAGGCGCAGGTTGATTTCCGGGCCGCCGCCCAGGGGTTGGTCGAGGTTGGGTTGTTCGCCCTTGCGAATGGCCTTCACCGCCCGCTCCAGCATCTCCATGTACAGGGTGAAGCCCACCGCTTGGATCTGGCCGCTCTGGCCATCCCCCAGCAGCTCGCCGGCACCGCGGATCTCCAGGTCGTTGGTGGCCAGGACGAAACCGGCTCCCAGGTCCTGGGTGTTGGCGATCG
It contains:
- a CDS encoding CsiV family protein encodes the protein MRLFRSLPLLLALVMPTAFANDLYQVEMILVRQNAEPQIISRAAPEDWAAGATRLEPGSLRTPALNAIVEKLGASSDYSVLLHRAWQQTLGESPVKVALSDGPEQFGQFPIEGTLSLTLGRFTDVDADFWINQIDSNGLVTRSERLKQQSHTKNGQLNYLDNGHLALLIKITSLTAPAPRPAPAEIPD